TATCGGCATATGGCGCAATTCTTTGCCGTCGAGCACGATACTGCCGGTATCGGCGGCGATAAGGCCGACTATCATGTAAAAGCTGGTGGTTTTGCCTGCGCCGTTGGGGCCGAGCAGGCCGACAACTTCGCCGCTGTTGATATCCAACGAAAAATCTTTGACAACTTGGCGCTTTTTAAATGTTTTTTGCAGGCTTTTCACCACCAGACTGCTGTGTGCTTGTTCCATAAAATCCCGTTAGGCTGTTGCGTTCCAATCATTGTTTTCAGACAGGCATATCCTGAATCAATGCCTGTCTGAAAAATATCCTGCGTGTTCTGTTCTATATATTCAGACAGGCATTCGTTTATTTTTTGGTGGGCTGTATCACAACGGTAACCCGTTTGCCCGATTTACCCGAAACGGCTTTGCTGCCGCTGACGGTATAAACCTCCGTCCGTGTGTTATACACAATGCTCTCTCCCTCGGCCTTATCTCCGCCCCGGGTTACTTTGGCATTGCCCACCAGCCTTACCACACCGGTATCCGACGCATATTCCACGTTATTCGCCTGCCCGTCGACTTTGCCGCCTTTTTCGAGCTGCTGGCCGAATTTTACCGGGCTGCCGCCCGCCTTCATAAATTGGTTGCCATTCGCATCTTTCGATACGGTAACGCTGCCTGCCCGTATGTACATTGTACCCTGTTTGATAACCACATTGCCGCTGAACGTGGTGGTCTGGTTTTTCTGGTCAAGCGTACCTTGGTCGGCTTCGATTTCAATCGGCTTGCTGCGGTCGCTTTCCAGCGCATAGGAAGGCGCGGCAGCCACAACGGCGGAAAGGGCGGCGGTTTTAAGGATTTTTCGGATCATAAATAATGGCTTTCACTCTTGAGGGCAAGTTCAATACGCCCTTTTCATTGTCGTAAGTCAGACCGTTTGCCGTGCCGTGCGATTGGCCGTAACGGTATTCCACCCGGGCATCGGTGTGGGCATTTTCAGTTTGTGTATCAATAGTGATGTGGCTGGTTTTCAGCATACCGGCAGGTTTATCGGCTTGTGCTGCCTTAGTGAACTCCACATCGTTTTCAAAGTAGATCTGCCGCTTTTCCGTATCATAACGCGCATCTTTACTGGTTACCCGGTAAATCTGCCGACCTTGGGCAAACATTTCCAAATCAGGGTCTGCAAACATTACCTCGTCTCTATTCGGCAACTGCCAGGCTTTTACCGCGCTGAGGTTTTCTTTGACAAAGCCTTGGCCGTCAAACCGTTTTCCGGCGATACCCTGCATTTCATATTTCGGCTCGTTGGGGTTTAACGCCGTTTCCTCCACCTGCACTTCGCTAATCCGGCCCAGCCATGCGCTCAAGCCGCCCAGCGCAACAGCCAACACCAAAGGAAACAGCCAACCCGAACGGAATTTCATGTTCATTTGATATATTCTTCCAATGCCGGCTGCAAACTGCCTTGCGCCTGCATAATCAGATCACACAATTCCCTTACCGCACCTTGGCCGGCGGAACGGCGGGTCACATAAGCAGCGTGCTGCAATACAAAATCATGCGCTTCGGGCACGGCTGCCGGCAAACCGCAACGCACCATCACCGGCAAATCCACCACATCATCACCGATAAACGCACACTCATGTTCTTCGACGCCTGCCGCAGAACGCAGTTCATTATAAGCTGCTTTTTTATCGTGTATACCTTTATAGTAATACCCGATACCGATTTGTTTGACGCGCACGCCCACAGACGGAGCATCTCGGCCGGTAATAATCGCCGTTTGCACACCGCTTTGCTGCAACATTTTCAGGCCGTGTCCGTCCAAAGTATGGAACGATTTGATTTCTTCGCCGTTGTCACGGATAAAAATACGGCCGTCGGTCAGTACACCGTCAACATCCATAATCAATAATTTAATCTTCGCAGCACGCGCTTGGATTTCAGGAGATAAAGTCATCATGACCACATTCTTTCTTTTCAGACAGGCATCGCCAAACCTGGTAAATCAACACTAAGCAATGCGCGCCAGCAATAAATCATGCATGGTTACCACACCTTCCAGCTTACCTGCCCCATCCGTTACCAAAAGGCTGCTGATTTTTAATTCCTGCATACTTTTAATCGCTTCCGTGGCCAACTTTTCCGGCGAAATCGTTTTCGGATTGGTGTGCATCACGCTGTCCAAAGTCAGGTTATTCACTTTTTCGTGCTTTTCAAACACACGCCGCAAATCGCCGTCGGTAAAAATACCCAATACCTTGCCTTCGTCATCCACAATGCAGATCATGCCCAAGCCTTTGGCGCTCATAATCAAAATACCCTCACGCAACAAGGTATCCGTTTTAGCAACCGGCAAACGCTCGCCGGTGCGCATGATGTCGGCCACCCGCAGCAGTAAACGTTTACCCAAGCTGCCCGCAGGATGGCTCAAAGCAAAATCGTCCGGCGTGAATGATCGGGCACGAAGCAGCGCCACTGCCAAAGCATCCCCCAAAGCCAAAGCCGCCGTGCTGCTGGAAGTTGGTGCCAACCCGAGCGGACAGGCTTCTTTCGACACCGCCGCCGTGATATGCACATCAGCATTCCTGCCTAAAGTCGATTTCGGGTTCGCGGTGATGCAGATCAAACCGATTTTTTTACGCTTTAACGCAGGCAGCAAAGTTACGATTTCGTCACTTTCGCCCGAATTCGACACCGCAATCACCACATCCCCGTCAACAATCATGCCCAAATCGCCATGCGCCGCTTCCGCAGGATGAACGAAAAAAGCGGGTGTGCCGGTAGAAGCCAAAGTAGCGGCAATTTTGCGGCAGATATGGCCCGATTTGCCCACGCCGCACACCACCACCCTGCCCGTGCAGTTCAAAACCGCGGTTACCGCCGCTGCAAAGTGTTCGTCTAACGAAGCAGCGATTTCAGTCAAACTTTCCGCCTCAATCCTCAGCACGCCGCGTGCCCATTCAATGTAATTTTCTTGATTGTTTTCCATAATGTCCACTAATCGCTTAGGGCTATCCAAAGCTGCTTTTTCGCGTTAGGATTCCAGAAGCTGTTTCGCATTACCGCACCAACCAATACAGATTGGCAATGCGAAATTTGAATTACCCAGCCTCTTATCAGATTTACTCTAAAACACAAAGGAGCCGTTTAAATGACCATTCTATCGGACGTTAAAGCATTAGGCCAACAAATTTGGCTCGACAACCTTTCCCGTTCGCTCATCCAAAGCGGAGAGTTGGCGCAAATGCTGCAACAAGGCGTATGCGGTGTAACCTCCAATCCCGCCATTTTCCAAAAAGCCTTTTCCGGCGACCCGCTTTATGCAGAAGACATTGAAAAATTAAAAGCACAAAACCTCAGCCCCAAAGCACGCTACGAAACGATGGCCATCGCAGACGTACAGGCTGCGTGTGACGTATGCCTGTCTGAACACCAATCCACAGGCGGCAAAACCGGATTTGTCAGTCTGGAAGTCGCACCGGATTTATCCCATGACGCAACAGGCACCGTTGCCGAAGCCAAACGTCTGCACGCAGCCATTGCCCGCGACAACGTTATGATTAAAGTTCCCGCGACCGATGCCGGTTTAGAAGCCTTAACCGAACTGGTCGCCGAAGGCATCAGCATCAACCTGACCTTGCTCTTTTCCCGTGCCCAAACATTAAAGGCCTACGCCGCCTACACCAAAGGCATCGAACAACGCCTAGCTTCAGGTCTGCCGGTTAACCGCATCCATGTGGTAGCCAGCTTTTTCATTTCCCGCATCGACAGCGCACTCGATCCCACCCTGCCCGAACATCTTCAAGGTAAAGTTGCAATCGCCTTAGCAAAAGCGGCCTACCAAGATTGGGAAAACTATTTCGGCAGCCCGGAATTCTCCCGGTTGCAACAAAAAGGCGCCAACCGTATAGCGCTGCTTTGGGCCTCCACCGGCGTCAAAAATCCGGCCTATCCCGACACTTTATATGTAGACAGCCTCATCGGCGCGCAAACTGTAAACACCGTTCCCGACGCCACACTTAAAGCCTTTATCGATCACGGCACAGCCGAAGCCACATTGACCGGCAACACCGAACAAGCCGAGCAAAAGCTGGAAGAAGTCGCACAACTGGGCATCAATCTCGAAGCGCTGGCAACCCGTTTGCAGGAAGACGGCTTAAAACAATTCGAAGAGGCTTTTGAAAAACTCCTCAAGCCATTGGCATAAGCAATCCACCAGTTATAAAATCAGGCAGTCTCTTTTAGATACATATTCACAAATTAACGTGCCCACAGCAAACACAACCATAAATGCCTGTCTGAAAACTTTCAGACAGGCATCTTTCAAATCATCACACCAACTCAGCGAAACCCTTTAAATTCCTTTAACACAGCAACAAAACCCACAAGCCTCAATGCAAAATTGTAAGGATTCAAAAATATCCTTGTCAGTCAAAATGACCCTATGCTAGTATGCCGCCTAACCCCATGAGGGCCAAATTACCCTGAATTCCGATAGAAAACCCCGGCCCGATTCGGTAAAATACAAGAATACCGGTTATAAGGTTTTCAAATTAACCCGCCACAAGGCAAATTAAGGATAAACAAACATGTCAAACATCGAACAACAAGTTAAAAAAATTGTTGCTGAACAACTGGGTGTAAGCGAAGACGAAGTGAAAAACGAATCTTCATTCCAAGACGATCTGGGCGCAGACTCTTTGGATACTGTAGAGCTGGTTATGGCTTTGGAAGAAGCTTTCGGCTGCGAAATTCCAGACGAAGAAGCAGAAAAAATCACTACCGTGCAACTGGCGATTGATTACATTAACGCCCACAACGGCTAATCGCGTAGTTGAAATATTCCGGATTTCCCCAAATCAGCATCCATATGCCTGAACCGGCGGATTTCCACAAAGCCCCTGTTGCGCGGCCAGTCTGCACAAAGGGGCTTTTAACCTTTCAAGACACCCATCCAAACACTCGGGACAACTAGAGAAACGGGAAGATTTATGAGCCAGAGACGAGTGGTCATCACAGGCCTAGGGCAAGTATCACCCATCGGTAACGATGTAGAAACAGCATGGAATAACCTTTTGGCCGGCCAAAGCGGCATTGATGTGATTACGCGCTTCGACGCATCAGAGCTAAGCAGCCAAATTGCCGGCGAAGTCAAAAACTTTGACATCAGCCAATACATCAGCGCCAAAGAAGCCCGCCGTATGGACGTGTTCATCCACTACGGCATAGCCGCCTCCTTACAAGCCATTGCAGATGCCGGCCTGAACGAAACACCCAATTTAAATAAAGACCGTGTAGGCGTGAATGTGGGGGCGGGTATCGGCGGCTTGCCCAGTATCGAAGCCACCAGCAAAATCGTCGCAGCCGACGGCCCGCGTAAAATCAACCCATTCTTCATCCCCGGCTCATTAATCAACATGATTGCCGGCCATGTTACCATCCTTACCGGCTACCACGGCCCGAGTTACGGCATGGTTTCCGCTTGTACCACCGGCGCACATTCCATTGGCGATTCCGCCCGCATTATTCAATACGGTGATGCCGATGTGATGATTGCCGGCGGTGCCGAAGGAGCAATCTGTATGCTCGGCATGGGCGGTTTTGCGGCAATGAAAGCTCTTTCCACCCGCAATGACGATCCTAAAACAGCATCACGCCCATGGGATAAAGGCCGCGACGGTTTCGTGATGGGCGAAGGTGCCGGCATATTGGTGCTGGAAGAATTGGAACATGCCAAAAAACGCGGCGCCAAAATCTATGCGGAATTGGTCGGCTTCGGCATGAGCTCCGATGCACACCACATTACCGCACCCAACGCCGAAGGCCCGGCACTTGCCGTAACCCGCGCCCTGGCCGATGCCGGTCTGAATCCTAGCGACATCGACTATGTTAACGCACACGGCACATCTACGCCGCTGGGTGACGCCAACGAAACCAACGCCTTGAAGCTGGCTTTCGGAGATCACGCCAAAAACTTAGTGGTTAACTCTACCAAATCCATGACCGGCCACTTACTCGGCGCGGCAGGCGGTGTAGAGGCAGTGTATAGCGTACTGGCGGTCAACAAGCAAATTTCACCGCCCACCATCAACCTCTTCGAACAAGACTTTGAATCAGGTTGCGATTTAGACTACTGCGCCAACCAAGCCCGAGAAATGCCGATTCGCGCAGCCATTTCCAATTCATTCGGATTCGGCGGCACCAACGGTACGCTCGTATTCAAAAAATTCGAGGGTTAACACCCGAAGCCACACAAAATGGCCGCACCTGCCTTGATAAGCAAATCCAGTGCGGCCTTTAAACTTTAATGCATGAACACAATGCCTGTCTGAAAATATCGACTGCTTAACTTTCCCGTATTTCCCTTGCAGCATCTTCAAGCATGTTTTAAAGTTAAAGCAATTTCTACCAAAAGAGAAAAACGATGAAAATTACTGTCATTGGTGCCGGCGCTTGGGGCACAGCACTAGCTATCCATTTCGCATTGCATAACAACCAAGTTGCCATGTGGTCGCGCAACAGCGCCCATCAAGAAGCAATGCAGCAAGATAGAGAAAACAAGCGCTACCTACCCGGCTTTACCCTTCCCGAAAGCCTTTCCGCGCACACAGACCTAAACGAGGCTCTACAAGACAGTGAGCTCGTCCTCATTACCACATCCGTTGCCGGCTTGCGTGACAGCGCAGAGCTTTTAAAGCAACACGGCGCAGGCCATCTCCCTATCATCACAGCCTGCAAAGGCTTTGAGCTGGACACCGGCCTGCTGACTTTCCAAGTCGTTCAACAAGTATTGCCCGACAATCGACATATCGGCGTTTTATCAGGCCCCAGCTTCGCACAAGAACTGGCCAAACAACTTCCCTGCGCAGTAGTTCTCGCCTCTCAAAACGAAGCATGGATCAACGATTTAGTTGCCAAACTCAACACCAACGTAATGCGTCTATACGCCAATACCGACGTTATCGGGGTGGCCGTTGGCGGTGCAGTAAAAAACGTCATGGCCATAGCCACAGGCCTGTCCGACGGCCTGCAATACGGCTTGAACGCCCGTGCCGCATTAGTAACCCGCGGCTTAGCAGAGATTACCCGTTTGGCGGTTGCCATGGGTGCACAACAAAAAACCATGATGGGCTTGGCCGGCATGGGTGATTTAATCCTAACTTGCACCGGCGCACTTTCACGCAACCGAAAAGTCGGTTTAGGCTTGGCCGAAGGTAAGGAATTACATGAAGTATTAACCGAAATCGGCCATGTGGCAGAAGGTGTACCCACCATCGACGAAGTATTCGATGCCGCCTGCAAATACCAAATCGATATGCCGATTACCCAAACGCTTTACCAACTGGTTCGTAAAGAGCTTCCGGTAAAAGAAGTAGCAGCGCGCCTCATGTTACGCGAAGCCAAACCAGAATAATGCTTTTATAAACCTCAAATTAAATGCCTGTCTGAAAATAAAACTTTCAGACAGGCATTATTGACACGCATAGCGCACCACACTATCCTTTCACAAAAATCAAACGGTATTTAAGCATCATGGAACAACCCTTAGATAAATTGGAAATCAGCGTTTACCAGCTGGCTCAAAAATTCGAAACACTCGTTGGCGAAAACAAGCGCCTTACAGATGAAGTCCAACTCTTAAAAGAAGAGAAAATAAAATCAGAGCAACAACACGAAGCTGCGATTGACGAACTAAGTGAAGCATTATTGGTACAGGTCAACAAACTGAAAGAAGATTTACAAAGCAAAATCGACAGCTTAATCTTTGAAAATCAGCAATATCGCGACCTATTAGTAAAGAATGCCGATCAAATCCGCGCCATATTAGCGCGCCTACCGGTAGAACCTTAAAAGAAAGTAGTACAAAAATGAGTGAAATTGTTCAAGTTGACGTTGACATCATGTCCCGCCAATTTAAAATCGGCGCACCGGCGGAAGAAAAAGAAACCCTACTACAAGCAATTGATTTACTAAACCAAAAAATCACAACCGTTAAAGAAAGCGGCAAAATTGTAGAAAGCGACAAAATCCTTATCATGGCCGCATTAAACGTTGTGCACGATTTGCTGAAAATGTCGATGCAGAATGGTTTGGCAATTGGCGAATTTGAGCGTAAAATAACTGACATGCTACAAGTTTCCGAGCGTGCATTGGCCAAACTGCCCAGTGCACAAGCATGAAACAGTAAACTTCTTCTTTCCCTGCGGTGTTCGCTAAGGCATACATTCCTTTGAACCAATAAGTTCGCTTAAGGTTTCCGGGAGTTTACAGTGGGCGCGAGCGTTCTCTTTTGAATGCACCCGAAGCTGTCCAAGGAGACCGCCTTGTCTGACAAGGTTCAAGCGGATTGAGCCTCAAACGGCACCAGCGGGGATCCCCCAAATATAAAACACCGCTGAAGCGGTGTTTTATTCTTTCCCAATCTAAGCGCACAACAATTTAAAAACCAAAACCTATCCCCTATCAAAAAGCTCTAGAGTACAAACACTCAGGCTGAGTTATTCCAAGGAACAAGCATCGCCAAAATATTCGGTTTTGCCCCATAAAAACAACAAGAATTTGCGTTTTCTCAAATGCTGCCCCAGCAGACAACATCAATAAAATTGACAAAAACCCGTTTTCTCCTTAAAATTAGTAGCTTTCTATATATTTATTTGGATTACTCCTCATGAAAACCTTTTCAGCTAAACCGCATGAGGTTAAGCGCGAGTGGTTCGTGATCGACGCAGAAGACAAAGTTCTGGGTCGCGTTGCAGCCGAAGTTGCTAGCCGTTTGCGTGGCAAACATAAGCCAGAATACACTCCCCACGTAGATACCGGCGATTACATTATCGTTATCAATGCAGACAAACTGCGCGTTACCGGTACCAAACACGAAGACAAAAAATACTATCGTCACTCAGGCTATCCGGGCGGCATCTACGAGCGCACTTTCCGCGAAATGCAAGAGCAATTTCCCGGCCGCGCTTTAGAAAAAGCCGTAAAAGGCATGCTGCCTAAAGGTCCTTTAGGCTATGCCATGATCAAAAAATTGAAAGTGTACGCAGGTTCTGAACATCAGCACGCTGCACAACAACCTAAAGTTTTGGAAATCTAAGGACGCGACATGAACGGTAAATATTACTACGGCACAGGCCGCCGCAAAAGTTCAGTGGCTCGTGTATTCCTGCAAAAAGGCAGCGGCCAGATCATTGTAAACGGCCGCCCTGTTGATGAATTCTTCGCTCGTGAAACCAGCCGCATGGTTGTTCGCCAGCCTTTGGTTCTGACTGAAAATGCCGAAGCATTCGACATCAAAGTTAATGTAACCGGCGGTGGTGAAACCGGCCAATCCGGTGCAATCCGTCACGGCATTACCCGTGCTCTGATCGATTATGATGCAGCATTAAAACCTGCTCTGTCTCAAGCCGGCTTCGTTACCCGTGACGCCCGTGAAGTTGAGCGTAAGAAACCCGGCCTGCGCAAAGCACGCCGTGCGAAACAATTCTCTAAACGTTAATCTGTTACCAGAATTAATTGTTTGGATTACAAAGCCCGTCGATATGTACGGGCTTTTTAGTTGGAGCTTAGTGAGCGCTAAAGTTAAATAGTATTCGCTAAAAATACAAATGGGGCTTAGGAAGCAAAATTCATTTTAAAGGATCTTTCCGCAACATTCCCAACAGCACTTTGTACAAATCATCATGCCTGTGATTGAAGCGGAACCCGGTTTCTTTTAAATGCAGGTAAAACGTATGTTTCGGCACCCCGTTAAACTGTACCAAGCGATGCTTCGCGTAGCTCCAAAAAGATTCGATACCGCTGATATGCTGGGTACCACGGGCAAATTCATTATCACCATGACGCACTCTGAAATGCTTCGCGAAGCCCATATCGACCAACCCCTGATAACCTTTTGTAACGTTGCTTTTGAAGCATCGGAAACGATTTCGGTATAAACCTTGTCACCTCGTTTAAGTATGCCGAAAACAATCGTTTTACCGCCCGCACCGCGCCCGCGTTTGCCTCGGATACGTTTTGCGTCGAAATAGGATTCGTCCAATTCCACTATGCCGCAGAAAGTGTCTGCCGCTCACATTCGTCAGCCAATCGTCGCCGTAGTTTCAGGTACAGGCTGTTGATGCTTCTGACGCTGATTCCTGTCAGTTTGGCGGTGTCGGAAGTGGTCAGATCCAAGGAAAAAAGCCGCAGGATTTGACGGAATTTGGACTCGGTAATTTTGCTGAACTTTTGGTAATTGTTTTTTAATTTCATTTCAGAAGCTTATCACTATATTTGGTGATTTTGCTTCCTAAGCCCCTACAAAATATTTCACCTCAACCCTTTAAGAATCCATCATTAACCCCATATAGGAAACTCATTCACATCAAATTAAGGAATTAAAATGCTTTCTACCATTATTATTGGCTTTATCATCGGTGTATTGGCTAAATTTCTACACCCGGGCCGTGATAATTTGGGCCTGATCATGACTACCCTATTGGGTATCGGCGGATCATTATTGGCAGGCTGGGTAGGTCAATCAGTTGGTATGTATCACATGGGCGAGCCGGCAGGTTGGCTTGCTTCTACCATAGCGGCAGTAGTTATTTTAATAATTTACACCCGTGTAATTAAAAAATAAATCATTTTTCAAGAGCAGGCGCTTAAGCCTGCTTTTCCGCGTTCAGACAGGCATTTATATTTATGCAACAGAAAAAATGGCTTTCTTGGTTAAAAGAAGGAAGCATCCTGCTGGTGCTTATTCTACTTATTTCCATTGCATTAGATTGGTGGCGTAAACCAAAAGAGCTGCCAAACTTTGCGCAACAACCCCTCCAAACTATTTCAGGACACAACACCACTTTCGCTCAATTCAGCCAAAATCGTGTGGCCGTTTTATATTTTTGGGGTTCTTGGTGTGGAATCTGCAAGCACACTTCTCCCACGGTGGACAAACTAAGAATAAATGACATACCAGTTTTAAGCGTGGCGCTGTCTTCCGGCAGTGACGAAGAAGTACGCCAGTATCTGAGTAAACACCATTTTCAATTCGATACAATCAACGACCCCGACAGTTCGCTTTCCAAGCAATGGCGTGTTGCCGTTACACCGACCATTGTTTTATTAAAAAACGGCAAAATACTGCATAGTACATCCGGCATCAGCAGCTATTGGGGATTGCGCATGCGAATCTGGCTTTCTGATTTATTTTACTGATAGCCCAGTCAAAAATATCGCAACACATGAATTGAGATGCCTGTCTGAAAAAGAAGACAGGCATTCCACACTCTAGCAGCTTTAGAAATTTTACCTTAGCTAAAATTTCCAATCACAGAACCTGTGGTTGCTCATTGCAAACCAATACTTTCGTCACTTTCGTACTTAAAACATCGAAATCTCATTGTCATTTTTCCTGTTACAACGATTACACAACCGTAAATCGAATCAAAATACTAGACAATTAATTGTTTTATAAAGATAATTAAAACTATCAAGTTAAATTTTTCGATTTACAATATAAATTTCAAATCGAATTCATAGTTTTAATAGCGAAAACAATCATGTATAGTGCGCTTCATTATCCTTGATAAAGGGCAATAAAAAGTTCTTCAAGTTTGTTATATTTACGCTCGCAAACACCAACGATTATCTCTTGCTAACAAAAGGAGCAAACCATGAGCAAATGTCCTGTAACCCACTTAACCATGAACAACGGCGCGCCCGTTGCCGATAACCAAAACAGCCTGTCTGCCGGTCCGCGCGGCCCGCTGTTGACTCAAGATATATGGCTTCATGAAAAACTGGCCAACTTCGTGCGCGAAGTGATTCCTGAGCGTCGTATGCACGCTAAAGGTTCCGGTGCTTTCGGTACATTTACCGTTACCCACGACATCACTCAATACACCAAAGCCAAAATTTTCAGTCAAGTAGGCAAAAAAACCGAAATGTTCGCCCGCTTTACCACCGTAGCCGGTGAGCGCGGTGCAGCCGATGCCGAGCGCGACATCCGCGGTTTCGCCCTAAAGTTCTACACTGAAGAAGGCAACTGGGATATGGTGGGTAACAACACGCCCGTATTCTTCATGCGTGACCCGCGTAAATTCCCCGATTTGAACAAAGCGGTAAAACGCGATCCGCGTACCAATATGCGTTCCGCCACCAACAACTGGGACTTCTGGACCCTTCTGCCCGAAGCCTTCCACCAAGTAACCGTTGTGATGAGCGACCGCGGTATTCCTGCTTCTTACCGTCACATGCACGGTTTCGGCAGCCATACTTACAGCTTCATTAATGCACAAAACGAGCGTTTCTGGGTGAAATTCCATTTCCGTACCCAACAAGGCATTAAAAACCTGACTAACGAAGAAGCTGCCGCAATCATTGCCGATGACCGCGAAAGCCATCAGCGCGACCTGTATGAGTCTATCGAGAAAGGCGATTTCCCGAAATGGACCATGTATATCCAAGTGATGCCTGAAGCAGATGCAGAAAAAGTGCCTTACCATCCGTTTGACTTGACCAAAGTATGGCCCAAAGGCGATTACCCGCTGATCGAAGTAGGTGAGTTCGAGCTGAACCGCAACCCTGAAAACTTCTTTGCCGATGTTGAGCAATCTGCCTTTGCACCGAGCAATCTGGTTCCCGGTATCAGCGTGTCTCCCGACCGCATGTTGCAAGCCCGCTTGTTTAACTATGCCGACGCACAACGTTACCGCTTGGGTGTGAACCACCATCAAAT
This portion of the Neisseria canis genome encodes:
- the lptA gene encoding lipopolysaccharide transport periplasmic protein LptA, translating into MIRKILKTAALSAVVAAAPSYALESDRSKPIEIEADQGTLDQKNQTTTFSGNVVIKQGTMYIRAGSVTVSKDANGNQFMKAGGSPVKFGQQLEKGGKVDGQANNVEYASDTGVVRLVGNAKVTRGGDKAEGESIVYNTRTEVYTVSGSKAVSGKSGKRVTVVIQPTKK
- the lptC gene encoding LPS export ABC transporter periplasmic protein LptC, whose product is MNMKFRSGWLFPLVLAVALGGLSAWLGRISEVQVEETALNPNEPKYEMQGIAGKRFDGQGFVKENLSAVKAWQLPNRDEVMFADPDLEMFAQGRQIYRVTSKDARYDTEKRQIYFENDVEFTKAAQADKPAGMLKTSHITIDTQTENAHTDARVEYRYGQSHGTANGLTYDNEKGVLNLPSRVKAIIYDPKNP
- a CDS encoding KdsC family phosphatase, which translates into the protein MMTLSPEIQARAAKIKLLIMDVDGVLTDGRIFIRDNGEEIKSFHTLDGHGLKMLQQSGVQTAIITGRDAPSVGVRVKQIGIGYYYKGIHDKKAAYNELRSAAGVEEHECAFIGDDVVDLPVMVRCGLPAAVPEAHDFVLQHAAYVTRRSAGQGAVRELCDLIMQAQGSLQPALEEYIK
- a CDS encoding KpsF/GutQ family sugar-phosphate isomerase, coding for MENNQENYIEWARGVLRIEAESLTEIAASLDEHFAAAVTAVLNCTGRVVVCGVGKSGHICRKIAATLASTGTPAFFVHPAEAAHGDLGMIVDGDVVIAVSNSGESDEIVTLLPALKRKKIGLICITANPKSTLGRNADVHITAAVSKEACPLGLAPTSSSTAALALGDALAVALLRARSFTPDDFALSHPAGSLGKRLLLRVADIMRTGERLPVAKTDTLLREGILIMSAKGLGMICIVDDEGKVLGIFTDGDLRRVFEKHEKVNNLTLDSVMHTNPKTISPEKLATEAIKSMQELKISSLLVTDGAGKLEGVVTMHDLLLARIA
- the tal gene encoding transaldolase, which gives rise to MTILSDVKALGQQIWLDNLSRSLIQSGELAQMLQQGVCGVTSNPAIFQKAFSGDPLYAEDIEKLKAQNLSPKARYETMAIADVQAACDVCLSEHQSTGGKTGFVSLEVAPDLSHDATGTVAEAKRLHAAIARDNVMIKVPATDAGLEALTELVAEGISINLTLLFSRAQTLKAYAAYTKGIEQRLASGLPVNRIHVVASFFISRIDSALDPTLPEHLQGKVAIALAKAAYQDWENYFGSPEFSRLQQKGANRIALLWASTGVKNPAYPDTLYVDSLIGAQTVNTVPDATLKAFIDHGTAEATLTGNTEQAEQKLEEVAQLGINLEALATRLQEDGLKQFEEAFEKLLKPLA
- the acpP gene encoding acyl carrier protein, producing the protein MSNIEQQVKKIVAEQLGVSEDEVKNESSFQDDLGADSLDTVELVMALEEAFGCEIPDEEAEKITTVQLAIDYINAHNG
- the fabF gene encoding beta-ketoacyl-ACP synthase II, yielding MSQRRVVITGLGQVSPIGNDVETAWNNLLAGQSGIDVITRFDASELSSQIAGEVKNFDISQYISAKEARRMDVFIHYGIAASLQAIADAGLNETPNLNKDRVGVNVGAGIGGLPSIEATSKIVAADGPRKINPFFIPGSLINMIAGHVTILTGYHGPSYGMVSACTTGAHSIGDSARIIQYGDADVMIAGGAEGAICMLGMGGFAAMKALSTRNDDPKTASRPWDKGRDGFVMGEGAGILVLEELEHAKKRGAKIYAELVGFGMSSDAHHITAPNAEGPALAVTRALADAGLNPSDIDYVNAHGTSTPLGDANETNALKLAFGDHAKNLVVNSTKSMTGHLLGAAGGVEAVYSVLAVNKQISPPTINLFEQDFESGCDLDYCANQAREMPIRAAISNSFGFGGTNGTLVFKKFEG
- a CDS encoding NAD(P)H-dependent glycerol-3-phosphate dehydrogenase translates to MKITVIGAGAWGTALAIHFALHNNQVAMWSRNSAHQEAMQQDRENKRYLPGFTLPESLSAHTDLNEALQDSELVLITTSVAGLRDSAELLKQHGAGHLPIITACKGFELDTGLLTFQVVQQVLPDNRHIGVLSGPSFAQELAKQLPCAVVLASQNEAWINDLVAKLNTNVMRLYANTDVIGVAVGGAVKNVMAIATGLSDGLQYGLNARAALVTRGLAEITRLAVAMGAQQKTMMGLAGMGDLILTCTGALSRNRKVGLGLAEGKELHEVLTEIGHVAEGVPTIDEVFDAACKYQIDMPITQTLYQLVRKELPVKEVAARLMLREAKPE
- a CDS encoding cell division protein ZapA, translated to MSEIVQVDVDIMSRQFKIGAPAEEKETLLQAIDLLNQKITTVKESGKIVESDKILIMAALNVVHDLLKMSMQNGLAIGEFERKITDMLQVSERALAKLPSAQA
- the rplM gene encoding 50S ribosomal protein L13 codes for the protein MKTFSAKPHEVKREWFVIDAEDKVLGRVAAEVASRLRGKHKPEYTPHVDTGDYIIVINADKLRVTGTKHEDKKYYRHSGYPGGIYERTFREMQEQFPGRALEKAVKGMLPKGPLGYAMIKKLKVYAGSEHQHAAQQPKVLEI
- the rpsI gene encoding 30S ribosomal protein S9; translated protein: MNGKYYYGTGRRKSSVARVFLQKGSGQIIVNGRPVDEFFARETSRMVVRQPLVLTENAEAFDIKVNVTGGGETGQSGAIRHGITRALIDYDAALKPALSQAGFVTRDAREVERKKPGLRKARRAKQFSKR
- a CDS encoding GlsB/YeaQ/YmgE family stress response membrane protein: MLSTIIIGFIIGVLAKFLHPGRDNLGLIMTTLLGIGGSLLAGWVGQSVGMYHMGEPAGWLASTIAAVVILIIYTRVIKK